In Spodoptera frugiperda isolate SF20-4 chromosome 4, AGI-APGP_CSIRO_Sfru_2.0, whole genome shotgun sequence, a single window of DNA contains:
- the LOC118272474 gene encoding arf-GAP with dual PH domain-containing protein 1 isoform X1 yields the protein MVDHNQKLLQELQKKSGNNVCADCGNLDPDWASYNLGIFICMRCASIHRGMGAHISKVKHLKLDRWEDSQVQRMKEVGNNAAKNKYEERVPPCYRRPNKNDPQVLIEQWIRAKYEREEFCHPERQSYLSGTMEGFLMKRGKEDSRYQLRKFVLSENEDTLKYHPATDGCGRTTGCLDRLIDRLRVKNFGPLRYHVRENKEPKGVLKLSELNVAFAPSKIGHMNSMQLTFMKDGSTRHIYVYHEDPEVISNWYTAIRCAQLHLLQVAFPSMPQSDLVLRLPKDFAREGWLWKTGPRPSDAHRRRWFTLDNRKLMYHDEPLDAYPKGEIFVGHESNGYCIKVSNTGNGCKDARFPFQLVTPDRTYCLAATTHEDRDGWLAVIQQTIKRPLTPQDSTIEATLVRKRTASNSISIFSGR from the exons ATGGTAGATCATAACCAGAAATTGTTACAGGAGTTGCAAAAGAAAAGTGGAAATAATGTTTGTGCCGATTGTGGAAATCTGG acCCTGATTGGGCGTCCTACAACCTtggtatattcatatgcatgcgTTGTGCCAGTATCCACCGTGGCATGGGCGCCCACATAAGCAAAGTGAAACACCTCAAGCTTGATCGCTGGGAGGATTCTCAAGTTCAAAGAATGAAGGAGGTTGGTAATAACGCAGCGAAGAACAAATACGAGGAAAGAGTCCCACCGTGTTACAGACGACCGAATAAGAACGATCCACA AGTACTGATAGAGCAGTGGATCCGTGCAAAGTATGAACGAGAAGAATTTTGTCATCCAGAACGTCAGAGCTACCTCTCAGGTACCATGGAGGGATTCCTCATGAAGAGAGGCAAGGAGGATAGCCGTTACCAGCTGAGGAAGTTCGTCTTAAGTGAGAATGAGGACACCCTTAA GTATCATCCCGCTACTGACGGCTGCGGCCGTACAACTGGTTGTCTCGATCGGTTAATCGATCGTCTCCGCGTCAAAAACTTTGGTCCTTTGAG ATACCATGTCAGGGAGAATAAGGAACCTAAGGGTGTGCTCAAACTGTCGGAACTGAACGTGGCGTTTGCTCCTTCAAAGATCGGCCACATGAACTCCATGCAACTGACGTTCATGAAGGATGGGTCCACCAGGCATATCTACGTGTACCACGAGGATCCTGAGGTTATTAGCAATTG GTACACAGCAATCCGCTGCGCCCAACTGCACCTACTTCAGGTCGCGTTCCCATCAATGCCACAATCGGACCTGGTACTCCGTCTCCCCAAGGACTTCGCCCGTGAAGGCTGGCTGTGGAAGACTGGGCCAAGACCTTCGGACGCTCACCGCCGCCGATGGTTCACCTTAGATAATAGGAAGCTCATGTACCACGATGAGCCTCTTGATGCTTATCCCAAGGGAGAGATCTTTGTTG GTCACGAGTCCAACGGCTACTGCATCAAGGTATCGAACACGGGCAACGGTTGCAAGGACGCGCGGTTTCCCTTCCAGCTGGTGACTCCCGACCGGACGTACTGCCTCGCCGCCACCACCCACGAGGACCGCGACGGTTGGCTCGCTGTTATACAGCAGACTATCAAGAGGCCGCTCACACCACAGGATTCTACCA TTGAAGCCACGTTGGTGCGCAAGCGCACGGCGTCCAACTCCATCAGCATATTCTCGGGCAGGTAG
- the LOC118272474 gene encoding arf-GAP with dual PH domain-containing protein 1 isoform X2, translating to MVDHNQKLLQELQKKSGNNVCADCGNLDPDWASYNLGIFICMRCASIHRGMGAHISKVKHLKLDRWEDSQVQRMKEVGNNAAKNKYEERVPPCYRRPNKNDPQVLIEQWIRAKYEREEFCHPERQSYLSGTMEGFLMKRGKEDSRYQLRKFVLSENEDTLKYHPATDGCGRTTGCLDRLIDRLRVKNFGPLRYHVRENKEPKGVLKLSELNVAFAPSKIGHMNSMQLTFMKDGSTRHIYVYHEDPEVISNWYTAIRCAQLHLLQVAFPSMPQSDLVLRLPKDFAREGWLWKTGPRPSDAHRRRWFTLDNRKLMYHDEPLDAYPKGEIFVGHESNGYCIKVSNTGNGCKDARFPFQLVTPDRTYCLAATTHEDRDGWLAVIQQTIKRPLTPQDSTIEATLVRKRTASNSISIFSGR from the exons ATGGTAGATCATAACCAGAAATTGTTACAGGAGTTGCAAAAGAAAAGTGGAAATAATGTTTGTGCCGATTGTGGAAATCTGG acCCTGATTGGGCGTCCTACAACCTtggtatattcatatgcatgcgTTGTGCCAGTATCCACCGTGGCATGGGCGCCCACATAAGCAAAGTGAAACACCTCAAGCTTGATCGCTGGGAGGATTCTCAAGTTCAAAGAATGAAGGAG GTTGGTAATAACGCAGCGAAGAACAAATATGAGGAAAGAGTCCCACCGTGTTACAGACGACCGAATAAGAACGATCCACA AGTACTGATAGAGCAGTGGATCCGTGCAAAGTATGAACGAGAAGAATTTTGTCATCCAGAACGTCAGAGCTACCTCTCAGGTACCATGGAGGGATTCCTCATGAAGAGAGGCAAGGAGGATAGCCGTTACCAGCTGAGGAAGTTCGTCTTAAGTGAGAATGAGGACACCCTTAA GTATCATCCCGCTACTGACGGCTGCGGCCGTACAACTGGTTGTCTCGATCGGTTAATCGATCGTCTCCGCGTCAAAAACTTTGGTCCTTTGAG ATACCATGTCAGGGAGAATAAGGAACCTAAGGGTGTGCTCAAACTGTCGGAACTGAACGTGGCGTTTGCTCCTTCAAAGATCGGCCACATGAACTCCATGCAACTGACGTTCATGAAGGATGGGTCCACCAGGCATATCTACGTGTACCACGAGGATCCTGAGGTTATTAGCAATTG GTACACAGCAATCCGCTGCGCCCAACTGCACCTACTTCAGGTCGCGTTCCCATCAATGCCACAATCGGACCTGGTACTCCGTCTCCCCAAGGACTTCGCCCGTGAAGGCTGGCTGTGGAAGACTGGGCCAAGACCTTCGGACGCTCACCGCCGCCGATGGTTCACCTTAGATAATAGGAAGCTCATGTACCACGATGAGCCTCTTGATGCTTATCCCAAGGGAGAGATCTTTGTTG GTCACGAGTCCAACGGCTACTGCATCAAGGTATCGAACACGGGCAACGGTTGCAAGGACGCGCGGTTTCCCTTCCAGCTGGTGACTCCCGACCGGACGTACTGCCTCGCCGCCACCACCCACGAGGACCGCGACGGTTGGCTCGCTGTTATACAGCAGACTATCAAGAGGCCGCTCACACCACAGGATTCTACCA TTGAAGCCACGTTGGTGCGCAAGCGCACGGCGTCCAACTCCATCAGCATATTCTCGGGCAGGTAG
- the LOC118272474 gene encoding arf-GAP with dual PH domain-containing protein 1 isoform X3, giving the protein MVDHNQKLLQELQKKSGNNVCADCGNLDPDWASYNLGIFICMRCASIHRGMGAHISKVKHLKLDRWEDSQVQRMKEVGNNAAKNKYEERVPPCYRRPNKNDPQVLIEQWIRAKYEREEFCHPERQSYLSGTMEGFLMKRGKEDSRYQLRKFVLSENEDTLKYHVRENKEPKGVLKLSELNVAFAPSKIGHMNSMQLTFMKDGSTRHIYVYHEDPEVISNWYTAIRCAQLHLLQVAFPSMPQSDLVLRLPKDFAREGWLWKTGPRPSDAHRRRWFTLDNRKLMYHDEPLDAYPKGEIFVGHESNGYCIKVSNTGNGCKDARFPFQLVTPDRTYCLAATTHEDRDGWLAVIQQTIKRPLTPQDSTIEATLVRKRTASNSISIFSGR; this is encoded by the exons ATGGTAGATCATAACCAGAAATTGTTACAGGAGTTGCAAAAGAAAAGTGGAAATAATGTTTGTGCCGATTGTGGAAATCTGG acCCTGATTGGGCGTCCTACAACCTtggtatattcatatgcatgcgTTGTGCCAGTATCCACCGTGGCATGGGCGCCCACATAAGCAAAGTGAAACACCTCAAGCTTGATCGCTGGGAGGATTCTCAAGTTCAAAGAATGAAGGAGGTTGGTAATAACGCAGCGAAGAACAAATACGAGGAAAGAGTCCCACCGTGTTACAGACGACCGAATAAGAACGATCCACA AGTACTGATAGAGCAGTGGATCCGTGCAAAGTATGAACGAGAAGAATTTTGTCATCCAGAACGTCAGAGCTACCTCTCAGGTACCATGGAGGGATTCCTCATGAAGAGAGGCAAGGAGGATAGCCGTTACCAGCTGAGGAAGTTCGTCTTAAGTGAGAATGAGGACACCCTTAA ATACCATGTCAGGGAGAATAAGGAACCTAAGGGTGTGCTCAAACTGTCGGAACTGAACGTGGCGTTTGCTCCTTCAAAGATCGGCCACATGAACTCCATGCAACTGACGTTCATGAAGGATGGGTCCACCAGGCATATCTACGTGTACCACGAGGATCCTGAGGTTATTAGCAATTG GTACACAGCAATCCGCTGCGCCCAACTGCACCTACTTCAGGTCGCGTTCCCATCAATGCCACAATCGGACCTGGTACTCCGTCTCCCCAAGGACTTCGCCCGTGAAGGCTGGCTGTGGAAGACTGGGCCAAGACCTTCGGACGCTCACCGCCGCCGATGGTTCACCTTAGATAATAGGAAGCTCATGTACCACGATGAGCCTCTTGATGCTTATCCCAAGGGAGAGATCTTTGTTG GTCACGAGTCCAACGGCTACTGCATCAAGGTATCGAACACGGGCAACGGTTGCAAGGACGCGCGGTTTCCCTTCCAGCTGGTGACTCCCGACCGGACGTACTGCCTCGCCGCCACCACCCACGAGGACCGCGACGGTTGGCTCGCTGTTATACAGCAGACTATCAAGAGGCCGCTCACACCACAGGATTCTACCA TTGAAGCCACGTTGGTGCGCAAGCGCACGGCGTCCAACTCCATCAGCATATTCTCGGGCAGGTAG